One stretch of Niallia sp. XMNu-256 DNA includes these proteins:
- a CDS encoding MFS transporter: MKKVNPTKVIGESKFNKFHLVLFIWSFMIILFDGYDLSVYGTALPLIMEEWGLDSVVAGTMGSYGLFGMMFGAIIFGILADRIGRKKVILINVLLFSLFTLLCGFAESATAFSIYRFIAGLGLGGIMPNIAALVMDYAPNSMKIRLVSLTLVSFAIGGALAPTVGVMIIESVGWQSVFWVAGLPLLALPLMMKQLPESTSYLIRTGKKEQLFKTLAKVNPEFEFDADDEIEEVKVTQTKAPLVGLFKENRALSTIMFWVAFFCALLMVYGLNTWLPKLMIQAGYGLNSSLTFLIALQGGAVIGILALSNLCEKFGSKKVLVPTYIAGTIALTLLGFGGNQIVVFLLVAIAGAATTGAQVLIQAYVTGFYPADMRSTGIGVASGVGRLGGMLGPIIGGFLLTLTLPNYVNFMVFALAGIIAAISLSLIGDKYSARQMISSKNGNAASANEVATSIE, translated from the coding sequence ATGAAAAAGGTCAATCCAACAAAGGTGATTGGTGAGAGTAAGTTTAATAAGTTTCACTTGGTGCTATTCATATGGAGTTTTATGATTATTTTATTTGATGGTTATGATCTATCAGTATATGGGACAGCTCTTCCGCTAATTATGGAAGAATGGGGATTGGATTCAGTTGTAGCAGGTACGATGGGAAGTTATGGATTATTTGGAATGATGTTTGGAGCCATTATCTTTGGAATTCTAGCAGACCGGATTGGACGAAAGAAAGTTATTTTAATTAACGTACTATTATTTAGTCTATTTACTCTTTTATGTGGGTTTGCAGAATCTGCAACGGCCTTTTCCATTTATCGTTTCATCGCTGGTCTAGGACTAGGCGGAATCATGCCAAATATAGCTGCTTTAGTCATGGATTATGCGCCAAATTCTATGAAAATCAGATTGGTATCTTTAACACTTGTAAGTTTTGCGATTGGGGGAGCTCTAGCGCCAACGGTTGGAGTCATGATCATTGAAAGTGTTGGTTGGCAATCCGTTTTCTGGGTAGCAGGTCTTCCTCTTTTAGCGCTACCACTTATGATGAAACAACTCCCAGAGTCAACGAGCTATCTTATTCGGACAGGGAAGAAAGAACAATTATTTAAAACACTTGCTAAAGTGAACCCTGAATTTGAGTTTGACGCGGATGACGAAATCGAAGAAGTTAAGGTTACACAAACAAAAGCTCCTTTAGTAGGATTGTTTAAAGAGAATCGTGCTTTAAGTACAATTATGTTCTGGGTTGCCTTCTTCTGTGCTTTATTAATGGTATACGGGTTAAATACTTGGTTGCCTAAGTTAATGATTCAAGCTGGTTATGGTCTTAATTCTAGTTTAACGTTCTTAATTGCTCTTCAAGGTGGAGCTGTCATTGGAATTCTTGCCTTAAGTAATCTTTGTGAAAAATTCGGTTCTAAAAAGGTATTGGTTCCAACTTATATTGCTGGCACAATTGCATTAACATTACTTGGGTTTGGCGGAAATCAAATCGTGGTCTTTTTATTAGTGGCTATTGCTGGTGCTGCTACAACGGGTGCGCAAGTATTAATTCAAGCTTATGTTACGGGATTCTACCCTGCCGACATGAGATCAACAGGAATCGGAGTTGCCTCTGGTGTGGGGCGTTTAGGGGGAATGCTTGGGCCGATCATAGGTGGATTCTTACTAACTTTAACTCTTCCAAACTATGTAAACTTTATGGTGTTTGCGCTTGCTGGAATCATTGCAGCTATTTCATTATCATTAATTGGAGATAAATACTCCGCAAGACAAATGATTTCATCTAAAAATGGAAATGCAGCTTCAGCTAATGAGGTTGCCACATCAATTGAATAA
- the cyoE gene encoding heme o synthase, translating into MNKQTTVSYSEQVSGNLYVENKKNIKTFIFDFIYLLKGFVLVANVFPVLVGFWLALSFTGTTLVNELSLFLNTMIGSTLVISGALILNNWYEVDLDQAMERTKKRPTVTGSFSLRSVLLMGIIFTLIGFVFLLQTTSEAVIYSLIGWFTYVVLYTFWSKRKYAMNTIIGAVSGAVTPLIGWSALVPGNHVIPITVAIVLFIWQMPHTYSIAMRRFNDYKRAGVAMLPVLYGFEVTKRQILVYVACLLPLPFFLWSLGPVFLIISTLMNLGWLVLSIQGLYTKNDVKWANATFIYSVNYMMILLALMMIVTW; encoded by the coding sequence ATGAATAAACAGACAACTGTTTCTTATAGTGAACAAGTAAGTGGGAATTTATATGTCGAAAATAAAAAAAACATAAAAACATTCATCTTTGATTTTATTTATTTATTAAAAGGCTTTGTACTAGTAGCCAATGTATTTCCCGTGTTGGTAGGGTTTTGGTTGGCATTATCTTTCACTGGTACTACCTTGGTAAACGAACTGAGTTTATTCTTAAATACGATGATTGGAAGCACACTTGTGATTTCCGGAGCATTGATTCTAAATAATTGGTATGAAGTTGATTTAGATCAAGCGATGGAGCGGACAAAGAAGCGTCCAACTGTGACAGGCAGCTTTTCATTAAGATCCGTTCTGTTGATGGGAATTATTTTTACTCTTATCGGCTTTGTTTTTTTATTACAGACAACGAGTGAAGCAGTTATTTATTCATTAATCGGCTGGTTTACTTATGTTGTCCTTTATACGTTTTGGTCCAAACGGAAGTATGCAATGAATACAATTATTGGAGCTGTATCTGGAGCGGTTACTCCCTTAATTGGCTGGTCAGCACTAGTTCCAGGTAATCACGTCATTCCAATCACAGTAGCAATTGTTCTTTTTATTTGGCAAATGCCTCACACCTACTCCATTGCTATGCGAAGGTTTAATGATTATAAGCGGGCCGGGGTTGCTATGCTTCCAGTGTTATATGGCTTTGAAGTAACGAAGCGTCAAATTCTCGTCTATGTTGCTTGTTTACTTCCATTGCCTTTCTTCCTTTGGTCTCTTGGACCTGTTTTTTTAATAATTTCTACACTAATGAATCTTGGTTGGTTAGTACTCTCTATCCAAGGTCTTTATACAAAAAATGATGTAAAGTGGGCTAATGCAACCTTCATCTATTCAGTTAACTATATGATGATTCTTCTAGCCTTAATGATGATTGTTACTTGGTAA
- a CDS encoding TatD family hydrolase, which yields MIDAHIHLDQYKDSEIEWMMASDEEITEFITVSSNLESCKRNLQLSNKFDKIRSAFGFHPEQSLPTEQEKNTLIQWMEQHQAEMIAVGEVGLPYYLRQNGKISKYQYNQYLECLEVFIKLAKSWNKPIVLHAVYEDAPVVCDLLEKNSVSKAHFHWFKGDDKTITRMAENGYFISVTPEIVYKKKIQQLIKNYPLEQIMVETDGPWEFKGPFKGKMTHPHMMSHSIAEISKIKGLSIIDTAEEIHTNTKNFYKLN from the coding sequence ATGATAGATGCTCATATTCACCTGGATCAATATAAAGATAGTGAAATCGAGTGGATGATGGCAAGCGATGAAGAAATCACAGAGTTCATTACGGTTTCCAGTAATTTAGAATCATGTAAACGTAATCTCCAATTATCAAATAAATTCGATAAGATACGATCAGCATTTGGCTTTCACCCTGAGCAAAGCTTGCCGACAGAGCAGGAGAAGAATACTCTGATTCAATGGATGGAACAGCATCAAGCAGAAATGATTGCAGTCGGAGAAGTAGGTTTGCCATACTATTTAAGGCAAAACGGAAAAATTTCTAAGTATCAGTATAATCAATACCTTGAATGCCTTGAGGTGTTTATCAAATTAGCAAAAAGCTGGAATAAACCTATTGTTCTGCATGCGGTCTATGAGGATGCTCCGGTAGTATGTGACCTTTTAGAAAAGAATTCTGTATCAAAAGCTCACTTTCATTGGTTTAAAGGGGATGACAAGACGATTACAAGAATGGCGGAAAATGGATATTTCATATCAGTTACACCTGAGATTGTTTATAAGAAAAAAATTCAACAGTTAATAAAAAACTACCCTTTAGAACAAATCATGGTTGAAACAGATGGACCATGGGAATTTAAAGGCCCATTTAAAGGAAAAATGACTCATCCTCATATGATGAGTCATTCCATTGCTGAAATCTCCAAAATTAAAGGTCTATCAATCATTGACACAGCGGAGGAAATTCATACTAACACAAAAAACTTCTATAAATTAAATTAA
- a CDS encoding ribose-phosphate pyrophosphokinase encodes MVDPNGLLDTKIFMLNSNQELALEMSGLMGCELGRCTVSRFSDGEIQIHIGENVRGKEVFLIQSTSDPVNEHLFELLIMIDALKRASSGTINVIVPYFGYARQDRKARSREPITAKLVANLLEKAGANRVITMDLHTAQVQGFFDISLEHLTGIPIIAEYYQKKELRDVVVVAPHNGSIGRARKMANLLHAPLALVDKRLEEESETINVIGDVHGKNAILIDDLIDTGTTISLAAKALEENGAKTIYAACTHPVFTGDYRKSIELSPIKELVITNTIQLPVHKHINKVKTLSIAPLLVEAIDRIHHDKAISPLFE; translated from the coding sequence ATGGTGGATCCAAATGGATTATTAGATACAAAAATTTTCATGCTTAATTCAAACCAAGAACTGGCATTGGAGATGTCAGGGCTCATGGGGTGTGAATTAGGTAGATGTACAGTGTCCCGTTTCAGTGATGGAGAAATTCAAATACATATAGGTGAAAATGTTAGAGGAAAAGAAGTATTTCTTATTCAATCAACGTCAGACCCTGTAAACGAGCATTTATTTGAACTGCTCATTATGATTGATGCGTTGAAAAGAGCTTCGTCCGGCACAATAAATGTAATTGTCCCTTATTTTGGCTATGCCAGACAAGACCGTAAAGCCCGTTCACGAGAACCGATTACAGCTAAATTAGTAGCAAATCTTCTAGAAAAAGCAGGGGCTAATCGTGTAATAACGATGGACCTTCATACAGCGCAAGTACAAGGTTTTTTTGATATTTCACTTGAACATCTAACAGGCATTCCGATTATTGCCGAATATTATCAGAAAAAAGAACTTAGAGATGTTGTTGTCGTAGCACCACATAATGGAAGTATCGGTAGAGCTAGAAAAATGGCTAACCTGTTACATGCTCCACTTGCCCTTGTTGACAAAAGATTAGAAGAAGAAAGTGAAACCATTAATGTAATAGGTGATGTACATGGAAAGAATGCGATTTTGATCGACGACTTAATTGATACAGGTACGACAATTTCTCTAGCAGCAAAAGCATTAGAAGAGAATGGTGCAAAAACCATCTATGCAGCTTGTACGCATCCTGTTTTCACTGGGGATTATAGAAAGAGCATTGAATTGTCACCGATTAAAGAGTTAGTCATTACAAATACGATTCAACTGCCAGTCCATAAACATATTAATAAAGTAAAAACCCTATCGATTGCTCCATTACTAGTTGAAGCCATTGACAGAATTCACCATGATAAGGCCATAAGTCCATTGTTTGAGTAA
- a CDS encoding ABC transporter ATP-binding protein: MSKSSSNIMSRARGPRMGGPVEKAKDRKGTLKRIWRYMENHKSALIASVIFVIISTLLGLVGPYLIGVIIDNYIIPKDLHGTFRLVVVLAIVYTAVAIFTWLQTFMMVRVSLRTIQHLRQDLFDKFQSLSLRFFDKHSHGDLMSRVTNDIDSLNSALSQSVVGILSTVLMATGVSIAMFSLNWILAIVALLMIPLMAYTTKKIIKYSSSYFIKRQRDLGELNGFVEESISGNDVITLFGKEEETVRKFSEVNERLRYSAMSADMVSGFVGPTNNFINNLGLGLVIGTGAVMVVKEMTTIGVIAAFVTYSRQFFRPINQLSSLLNMFQSAIAGAERVFEVMDETPDIVDKANAITVESFRGNVEFTSVSFEYEINKPVLKNINFKVKAGEKIALVGPTGSGKTTTINLLSRFYDVTSGAVKIDGINITDYKVKDLRKKMGIVLQDTFLFSGNIMENIRYGRLDATDEEVIEAAKMASAHQFIKHLPNGYDTQVTSGGMNLSQGQRQLLAIARVILADSDILILDEATSSIDTRTEIEIQRGLNHLMEGRTSFLIAHRLKTIENADQIFVIHSGELIEKGTHEELLRQKGFYYSMYESQLKLREDPLLKESY; the protein is encoded by the coding sequence ATGAGTAAATCCTCCTCCAACATTATGAGTCGTGCTAGAGGACCAAGGATGGGCGGGCCGGTTGAAAAGGCAAAAGATCGAAAGGGAACATTGAAGAGAATTTGGCGCTACATGGAAAACCATAAGTCGGCCTTAATCGCCTCTGTTATATTTGTCATTATTTCTACTCTATTGGGACTTGTAGGACCTTATTTAATTGGAGTCATTATTGACAATTATATTATTCCGAAAGATTTACACGGGACGTTTCGTCTCGTTGTTGTTCTAGCTATTGTTTATACTGCAGTTGCTATATTTACATGGTTACAAACCTTTATGATGGTCCGAGTCTCTTTGCGAACGATTCAACATTTACGTCAAGACTTATTTGATAAATTTCAATCTCTATCATTACGATTTTTTGATAAGCATAGCCATGGTGATTTGATGAGTCGTGTTACAAATGATATTGATAGTCTTAACAGCGCGTTAAGTCAAAGTGTTGTAGGAATTTTATCAACCGTTTTAATGGCAACGGGAGTTTCAATTGCAATGTTCTCACTTAACTGGATTTTAGCAATTGTGGCACTGTTAATGATTCCTTTAATGGCATACACAACGAAAAAAATCATAAAGTATAGCAGCAGTTATTTTATTAAAAGGCAAAGAGACTTAGGGGAATTAAATGGTTTTGTAGAAGAGTCCATTTCTGGGAATGATGTCATTACACTTTTCGGAAAAGAAGAAGAAACTGTTCGGAAGTTCTCTGAAGTGAACGAAAGACTACGATATTCAGCGATGAGTGCAGATATGGTCTCTGGTTTTGTCGGACCAACGAATAACTTTATCAACAACTTAGGTCTAGGATTGGTGATTGGGACCGGTGCTGTCATGGTCGTTAAAGAGATGACAACAATTGGTGTGATTGCTGCGTTTGTAACTTACTCACGTCAATTTTTCCGGCCCATTAATCAACTATCCAGTCTTTTGAATATGTTCCAATCTGCAATAGCAGGTGCAGAACGTGTCTTTGAGGTCATGGATGAGACTCCTGATATTGTTGATAAAGCAAATGCGATTACAGTTGAGTCCTTTAGAGGAAATGTTGAGTTTACTTCTGTTTCCTTTGAGTATGAGATAAATAAACCAGTCTTGAAAAATATTAATTTTAAAGTGAAAGCCGGAGAGAAAATTGCTCTTGTTGGTCCAACAGGTTCAGGGAAAACAACCACTATCAATCTTTTATCAAGGTTTTATGATGTAACTAGTGGAGCGGTTAAAATTGACGGCATCAATATTACGGATTATAAAGTAAAGGATTTACGAAAGAAAATGGGAATTGTCCTGCAGGATACATTTTTATTTTCAGGAAATATTATGGAAAATATCCGTTATGGTCGACTTGATGCAACAGATGAAGAGGTAATTGAAGCTGCTAAGATGGCCTCGGCCCATCAATTTATCAAACATTTACCAAATGGATATGACACTCAGGTTACGTCAGGTGGAATGAACTTAAGTCAAGGTCAAAGACAGCTATTAGCTATTGCAAGAGTCATCCTTGCCGATTCGGATATCCTTATTTTAGATGAAGCTACATCAAGTATTGATACAAGAACGGAAATAGAAATTCAACGTGGTCTAAACCATTTAATGGAAGGACGGACTAGCTTTTTGATCGCTCATCGTCTTAAAACAATTGAAAATGCGGATCAAATTTTTGTAATCCATAGTGGGGAATTGATTGAAAAAGGAACACATGAAGAACTCTTAAGACAGAAGGGGTTTTATTATAGCATGTACGAAAGTCAGTTAAAACTTAGGGAAGATCCGCTTTTAAAGGAGTCTTATTAA
- a CDS encoding MFS transporter: protein MNQKPKLWTNDFLMVSLSNFLLFISFYMLMVTLAVYSIEKFDASQSMAGLASSIFVLGAVLVRPIAGKMIGRVDKKKLLLIGLSLFFVFMLLYFPINHLSVLLLVRFIHGFAFGIGTTATGTIAADIIPSSRRGEGMGYFATSTNLAMAVGPFIGLWIIQHFDHKVIFIVTTILSIIAIVATLFLKVTKLEVVSHPISVKSGFRLSDYFEKTTMPIAILVAIFGFVYSSILSFISSYAEVINLVTAASFFFVMYAAFLLISRPFTGKLFDLKGENKVIYPSLILFAVGLFILSQAQHGMSLLIAGAIIGVGFGTFQSSAQTVAINLAPSHRIGLATSTYFVFYDFGIGVGPFILGFVLPLTGFRGMYVLMAVISLVGVLIYYFVHGKKAAVVQKEQQRTNNLQTE from the coding sequence ATGAACCAGAAACCAAAACTATGGACGAATGACTTTCTAATGGTTTCATTATCTAACTTTTTATTGTTTATTTCATTTTATATGTTAATGGTAACATTAGCGGTATATTCAATTGAAAAATTTGACGCTTCGCAAAGTATGGCAGGTTTGGCATCAAGTATATTTGTACTTGGAGCTGTGCTTGTTCGACCCATCGCAGGAAAAATGATTGGTCGAGTCGATAAGAAGAAATTATTATTGATTGGACTCAGTCTGTTTTTTGTTTTTATGTTATTGTACTTTCCAATCAATCATTTGTCCGTATTATTACTTGTTCGTTTTATTCATGGATTTGCCTTTGGTATCGGGACAACCGCAACTGGGACAATTGCAGCAGATATCATTCCATCCTCACGACGTGGTGAAGGAATGGGGTATTTTGCCACCAGTACGAACTTGGCAATGGCAGTTGGTCCTTTTATCGGATTATGGATTATACAACACTTTGATCATAAGGTGATATTTATTGTGACAACGATTCTATCTATTATTGCTATTGTTGCGACATTATTTTTAAAGGTAACTAAGTTAGAAGTTGTGAGTCACCCAATATCAGTTAAGAGCGGCTTTCGGTTAAGTGACTATTTTGAAAAAACGACGATGCCCATTGCGATTCTTGTAGCGATTTTTGGCTTTGTTTATTCAAGTATTTTATCGTTTATTAGCAGTTATGCGGAAGTAATTAATTTAGTAACTGCAGCGAGCTTTTTCTTTGTCATGTATGCAGCTTTTCTATTAATTTCTCGACCATTTACAGGGAAGTTATTTGATTTAAAAGGTGAAAATAAGGTGATCTATCCTTCTTTAATTCTATTTGCGGTTGGTTTATTTATTTTAAGTCAAGCCCAACATGGTATGAGTTTGTTAATTGCTGGTGCAATTATCGGGGTTGGTTTCGGTACATTTCAATCAAGTGCCCAGACGGTTGCTATAAACTTAGCACCGAGTCATCGGATTGGTTTAGCAACTTCAACCTACTTTGTTTTTTATGATTTTGGTATAGGGGTCGGTCCATTTATTCTCGGGTTTGTCTTACCGTTAACTGGATTTAGGGGCATGTATGTTTTAATGGCCGTGATTTCATTAGTAGGTGTTCTTATTTACTATTTCGTACATGGAAAGAAGGCAGCCGTTGTTCAAAAGGAACAACAACGAACAAACAACTTACAGACGGAATAA
- a CDS encoding MarR family transcriptional regulator: MELSFFHYQLQFSRSFTKKLNEQLREVGLYHSQWLIVYYLKHYEASTLVEISRYLNVEKPTISRTVDRLEQSQLVERISSNDKRERKIKLTVKGNEVYQEAIKVVETFEGELIEGITETEREMILRAFKTLKDKLV, translated from the coding sequence ATGGAACTATCTTTTTTCCATTATCAATTACAATTTTCAAGATCGTTTACGAAAAAATTGAATGAACAACTAAGAGAGGTAGGACTGTATCATTCACAATGGCTTATTGTTTATTATTTAAAACATTATGAGGCTTCTACACTTGTTGAGATTAGTCGATATTTGAATGTTGAAAAACCGACGATTTCACGCACGGTTGATCGATTAGAACAAAGTCAGCTCGTTGAAAGGATTTCTAGTAATGATAAACGGGAACGGAAAATTAAGCTTACAGTAAAAGGGAATGAGGTTTATCAAGAGGCAATAAAGGTTGTGGAGACATTTGAAGGAGAGTTGATCGAGGGAATTACCGAAACCGAGAGAGAGATGATTTTACGAGCATTCAAAACATTAAAGGATAAATTAGTGTAA
- a CDS encoding aldo/keto reductase, producing the protein MSNHIPEITLNDGLTLPVVGLGTYLLKGSAGVQSILSAINMGYRLIDSAYNYENEGTVGEAIRRASIPREQLRITSKLPGRYQTYDKAVTTIQESLYRANLEYFDLYLIHWPLPRQDTYVEAWQALIDAKKWGLIRSIGVCNFLPEHIERLKKETGVLPSVNQIELHPFFNQAEQRKWHEENGITTQSWSPLARANQLLQNETIGQIAKRHKKSISQVILRWHYQLGAISIPKSASAVRQLENISIFDFSLDETEMKLIYTLTRPDGRINNQNPAIYEEF; encoded by the coding sequence ATGAGCAATCATATTCCTGAAATCACGTTAAATGATGGATTAACTTTACCTGTTGTTGGTCTAGGTACCTATTTGTTAAAAGGAAGTGCGGGGGTACAGTCCATTTTAAGTGCCATTAATATGGGTTATCGTCTAATTGATTCAGCTTATAATTATGAAAATGAAGGAACAGTTGGTGAAGCAATACGACGAGCTTCAATTCCAAGAGAACAATTAAGAATTACTTCTAAATTACCTGGACGTTATCAAACCTATGATAAAGCTGTGACCACGATTCAAGAGTCATTATACCGGGCAAATCTCGAATACTTTGATTTATATCTTATTCACTGGCCCCTTCCAAGACAAGATACATATGTAGAAGCATGGCAGGCTTTAATTGATGCAAAAAAATGGGGGCTCATCCGTTCTATTGGTGTTTGTAACTTCCTACCCGAACATATCGAGCGTCTTAAAAAGGAAACAGGAGTTCTTCCAAGTGTCAATCAAATTGAACTGCACCCCTTCTTTAATCAAGCCGAACAAAGAAAATGGCATGAAGAAAATGGAATTACTACACAGTCTTGGAGTCCATTAGCTCGAGCTAACCAGCTTTTACAAAATGAGACAATTGGACAGATTGCTAAACGCCATAAGAAATCAATTTCTCAAGTTATTTTACGTTGGCACTACCAACTTGGGGCAATATCGATTCCTAAATCAGCTTCTGCTGTTAGACAACTCGAGAATATTTCCATTTTCGATTTCTCCCTAGATGAGACGGAGATGAAGCTAATTTACACACTAACTCGTCCAGATGGCCGCATTAATAATCAAAACCCAGCTATATACGAAGAGTTTTAA
- a CDS encoding malic enzyme-like NAD(P)-binding protein produces MSTLREEALKMHKENRGKLGVYSKVPVQNSQDLSLAYSPGVAEPCKDIYQEEQKVYDYTMKGNLVAVVSNGTAVLGLGNIGPKAAMPVMEGKALLFKSFADVDAFPICLDTTDPDKVVETVRLLEPTFGGVNLEDIAAPQCFEIEDRLKKICNIPIFHDDQHGTAIVTAAGLLNALKIVDKKIEDITVVANGAGSAGVAITKLLLQMGVKDVLLCDTKGIIYEGRPKGMNPFKEEMAKITNKAQKQGSLADALTGADVFVGVSAAGAVTQDMVRSMNRDAIIFAMANPTPEIMPTEAKEAGAVVIGTGRSDFPNQVNNVLAFPGIFRGALDVHATEINEEMKLAAVHAIAGLVSDQELNPDYVIPNPFDPRVAAHVAAAVATTAMETNVAQKQINPNEIKERLLSLATTKA; encoded by the coding sequence ATGTCAACATTACGAGAAGAAGCATTGAAAATGCATAAAGAAAACCGTGGTAAATTAGGGGTCTATTCAAAAGTACCTGTCCAAAATTCACAAGATTTAAGTCTAGCTTATTCCCCAGGTGTTGCAGAGCCTTGTAAAGATATTTATCAAGAAGAGCAAAAAGTCTATGATTATACGATGAAAGGGAATCTTGTAGCAGTTGTTTCCAATGGTACAGCAGTGCTTGGACTAGGAAATATCGGTCCTAAAGCAGCCATGCCAGTTATGGAAGGGAAAGCCTTATTATTTAAATCATTTGCTGATGTAGACGCCTTCCCAATTTGCCTAGATACGACCGATCCTGATAAAGTGGTTGAAACAGTTAGACTATTAGAGCCAACATTTGGAGGCGTAAACTTAGAAGATATTGCAGCACCACAATGCTTTGAAATTGAGGATCGTCTAAAGAAGATTTGTAATATTCCGATTTTTCATGATGATCAACATGGAACGGCGATTGTTACGGCTGCTGGACTTCTCAATGCTTTAAAAATTGTTGACAAAAAAATTGAAGATATTACCGTTGTAGCAAATGGCGCTGGTTCAGCGGGTGTAGCCATTACAAAATTATTGCTGCAAATGGGAGTAAAAGATGTCCTTTTATGTGATACAAAAGGAATTATTTATGAAGGTCGTCCAAAGGGAATGAATCCATTTAAAGAAGAAATGGCAAAAATAACAAACAAAGCACAAAAGCAAGGCTCATTAGCAGATGCATTAACTGGAGCTGATGTATTTGTAGGAGTGTCAGCTGCAGGTGCAGTTACCCAAGACATGGTCCGTTCAATGAACCGAGATGCCATCATTTTTGCAATGGCAAATCCTACACCTGAAATAATGCCTACAGAAGCGAAAGAAGCAGGTGCAGTCGTCATTGGTACGGGTCGCTCTGACTTCCCAAATCAGGTGAACAATGTTCTAGCATTTCCTGGAATTTTCCGCGGAGCATTAGATGTCCATGCAACAGAAATTAATGAAGAAATGAAGCTTGCCGCTGTCCATGCAATTGCCGGCCTTGTTTCAGATCAAGAGTTGAACCCGGATTATGTCATCCCAAATCCATTTGATCCAAGAGTTGCTGCGCATGTAGCTGCTGCAGTTGCAACCACTGCTATGGAAACGAATGTTGCCCAAAAACAAATAAATCCTAATGAAATAAAAGAAAGGCTTTTATCGTTAGCGACAACAAAAGCATAA
- a CDS encoding sulfite reductase subunit alpha yields MQKTVELENSRNATSYSRTNPFKAKVLKNINLNGTGSSKETRHLELSLKDSGLSYVPGDALGLVPENKLELVESILNEMKWDEETPVTINKQGDTLPLKEALTIFFEITLLNKKLMKQAADLTDNQDIQKLVAVENADQLKEYMYGRDLLDLLRDFGPWNASADEIVALLRKMPPRLYSIASSMAAHPDEVHLTIGAVRYHAHGRDREGVASVQVAERIHEGDTIPVFIQPNKHFHLPESTDTDIIMVGPGTGIAPFRSFIEERAVNKGTGRTWLFFGDQHAATDFLYQDELEQYQKDGILTKLDTAFSRDTDKKVYVQHKMAENSKVLYEWLSNGAYFYVCGDKERMAKDVHEALIDLIEKEGNMSREDAEAHLNDLKKQGRYLRDVY; encoded by the coding sequence ATGCAAAAGACTGTGGAACTAGAAAATAGTAGAAATGCAACAAGTTATTCAAGAACAAATCCTTTCAAAGCAAAAGTTCTTAAAAATATCAACTTAAATGGGACTGGCTCTAGTAAAGAAACAAGACATCTTGAATTATCCTTAAAAGATTCCGGTCTTTCCTATGTTCCTGGTGATGCTTTAGGACTTGTTCCTGAGAATAAACTTGAACTAGTGGAATCCATTTTAAACGAAATGAAATGGGATGAAGAAACACCTGTAACAATCAACAAACAGGGGGATACCCTTCCACTCAAGGAAGCGCTAACAATTTTTTTCGAAATTACTCTCTTAAATAAAAAATTGATGAAGCAGGCTGCTGATCTAACTGATAATCAAGACATTCAAAAACTTGTAGCAGTCGAAAACGCTGATCAATTAAAAGAATACATGTATGGTCGTGATTTACTTGACTTGCTACGTGATTTTGGACCATGGAATGCAAGTGCTGATGAGATCGTTGCACTTCTTAGAAAAATGCCGCCACGCCTCTATTCAATCGCCAGCAGCATGGCTGCTCATCCAGATGAAGTCCACCTAACCATTGGCGCTGTCAGATATCATGCCCATGGACGTGACCGAGAAGGTGTTGCATCCGTTCAAGTTGCTGAACGAATTCATGAAGGCGATACGATTCCTGTATTTATTCAACCAAATAAGCACTTCCATCTCCCAGAATCTACGGATACTGATATTATCATGGTGGGTCCTGGAACTGGAATTGCTCCATTCCGCTCTTTCATCGAGGAACGTGCTGTAAATAAAGGAACAGGCAGAACATGGTTATTTTTTGGAGATCAACATGCTGCTACCGACTTCCTTTATCAGGACGAATTGGAACAATATCAAAAAGACGGCATACTTACTAAATTAGATACTGCTTTCTCTCGTGATACGGACAAGAAAGTATATGTCCAACATAAAATGGCTGAGAATAGCAAAGTATTGTACGAATGGTTGTCAAATGGAGCGTACTTCTACGTTTGTGGAGACAAAGAAAGAATGGCCAAAGACGTTCATGAAGCTCTTATTGATTTAATTGAAAAAGAAGGAAATATGAGTCGCGAAGATGCTGAAGCACATCTAAACGACTTGAAAAAACAAGGCCGCTACCTACGAGATGTATATTAA